The Thermococcus sp. MV5 genome includes a window with the following:
- a CDS encoding DUF2284 domain-containing protein, which produces MKIVWEKEIPTSSIKISPRPVWKCRSCPSYGKSPSCPPYVPSWKETKELLKHYQTALLIKFTIKPDKFEEEKREILRYLLTKEQELFKNGNFYAIAFFPGNCNLCEECEFEKSRKCKMPEKVRPSIDAIGIELSTIVNLDFSESVLYGLILID; this is translated from the coding sequence ATGAAAATCGTTTGGGAAAAAGAAATCCCCACAAGTAGCATTAAAATTTCACCCCGACCAGTATGGAAGTGTAGAAGCTGTCCAAGTTATGGGAAAAGTCCCTCTTGCCCCCCATATGTTCCTTCATGGAAAGAAACAAAGGAATTACTAAAACATTATCAAACCGCTCTTTTGATAAAATTCACAATTAAGCCTGATAAATTCGAAGAGGAAAAACGAGAAATTTTGAGGTACCTTCTCACCAAGGAGCAAGAGTTATTTAAAAATGGAAATTTCTATGCAATAGCCTTCTTTCCTGGAAATTGCAACCTATGCGAAGAATGTGAATTTGAAAAAAGTAGAAAATGCAAAATGCCAGAGAAAGTGAGGCCCTCAATCGACGCAATCGGAATAGAACTCTCAACTATCGTGAATCTAGACTTTTCCGAAAGTGTTTTGTATGGTCTCATACTTATAGACTAA
- a CDS encoding PIN domain-containing protein → MEEIIKKAELQILINLIQRNNKIQVKAPLYELPLLEAYPYKQGYKINVLAHENDFYHILKGNERYFYDLPTHRDFYECFISSGVITYENMDEFDEKLRAYKSLTKKIIFAPDTNLLYHAFLSKFRGVEGVQIAIVDLVKKEIENAMNFKYTPTQLREFKRILHNPHLLHEFSNRRMKRSRKATYIALREYEKIKDKIIEVKSINEKTNTNDELIIKTLKEFDRNTPSLVVLLTADIAMTDMARMEGLEYFLFQYPHKELNEQYASGYQLRTLLFNLAAVFGVIEINNVLVFGEFGGKTKLNELKLRFMKDIYQEFHFHWNLCRKLEKLKIER, encoded by the coding sequence ATGGAAGAGATTATAAAAAAAGCAGAACTACAAATCCTGATCAACTTAATCCAGAGAAACAATAAGATCCAAGTGAAGGCACCACTATATGAACTTCCACTTCTCGAGGCCTATCCATACAAACAAGGTTACAAGATAAATGTTCTCGCACACGAAAATGACTTTTATCATATTTTAAAAGGAAATGAAAGGTATTTTTATGACCTCCCAACCCATAGGGATTTTTACGAATGCTTCATATCCAGTGGAGTAATAACATATGAAAACATGGATGAATTTGATGAAAAATTAAGAGCTTATAAAAGCTTAACGAAGAAAATTATCTTCGCTCCAGATACAAACCTCTTATATCATGCATTCCTTTCCAAGTTCAGGGGTGTAGAAGGAGTTCAAATAGCAATAGTAGATCTTGTGAAAAAGGAAATAGAAAATGCAATGAATTTTAAATACACCCCCACCCAATTGAGAGAGTTTAAGAGGATTTTACATAATCCTCATCTCCTCCATGAATTTAGCAACAGAAGGATGAAGAGATCACGAAAAGCCACTTATATAGCTCTAAGAGAGTATGAAAAGATCAAAGACAAGATAATCGAGGTCAAGAGTATTAACGAAAAGACAAACACTAATGATGAATTAATAATCAAAACCTTAAAGGAATTCGATAGGAATACGCCTTCCTTAGTTGTGCTCTTAACTGCAGATATAGCAATGACAGACATGGCGAGGATGGAGGGACTTGAGTATTTCCTCTTCCAGTACCCACATAAAGAACTTAATGAACAGTATGCAAGTGGATACCAGTTGAGAACACTTTTGTTTAACTTGGCGGCAGTTTTTGGAGTAATTGAGATAAACAACGTGTTAGTATTTGGCGAATTTGGAGGAAAAACAAAACTTAATGAGTTAAAGTTAAGATTTATGAAAGACATATATCAAGAGTTTCATTTCCACTGGAACCTGTGCAGAAAATTAGAAAAGTTGAAAATTGAGAGATGA
- a CDS encoding DNA-binding protein, with protein sequence MEVIEWLKEGHDGAKDIVDLPWNVMKKTEGVFIAEYPKIPFVLNVVITEEFVHLIVPSGVETVALELPERLKVYHTLLILNEKLNLLKFTISGMNEEIMLRVDLDRKTLGKAEFNDALTALLIGLNQLILALGLEEEFARAVFERIALMVMDRLEKGMKKDEILKFLVVKVGMDTKDAEEFLKRIIEERKPKEEVGYF encoded by the coding sequence GTGGAAGTTATCGAGTGGTTGAAAGAGGGACATGATGGTGCAAAAGATATTGTGGATCTCCCCTGGAATGTAATGAAAAAGACAGAGGGAGTGTTCATTGCTGAATATCCAAAGATTCCTTTTGTATTGAACGTGGTGATAACTGAAGAGTTTGTTCACTTGATAGTCCCTAGTGGAGTAGAAACTGTGGCATTAGAGCTACCCGAGCGGTTAAAAGTTTATCACACATTGTTGATTCTCAATGAAAAATTAAATCTTCTTAAGTTCACTATAAGTGGAATGAATGAAGAGATAATGTTGAGAGTGGATCTTGACAGAAAAACTCTTGGAAAAGCGGAGTTTAATGACGCCCTAACGGCCCTCCTCATAGGTTTGAATCAACTAATATTGGCTCTGGGCTTGGAAGAGGAATTTGCCCGTGCAGTATTTGAGAGAATTGCCTTGATGGTTATGGATCGTTTGGAAAAAGGCATGAAAAAAGATGAAATTTTGAAATTCTTGGTCGTTAAAGTTGGAATGGATACTAAAGATGCTGAAGAGTTCTTAAAGAGGATAATTGAAGAAAGAAAACCAAAGGAGGAAGTTGGTTATTTTTAA